A window of the Scandinavium goeteborgense genome harbors these coding sequences:
- a CDS encoding helix-turn-helix transcriptional regulator produces the protein MHNISVSAPAPAAPLFPVSNQHERFLRLPEVMHLCGLSRSTIYDLISRDAFPKQIPLGGKNVAWAQSEVSAWMADRISARGRGCDA, from the coding sequence ATGCATAATATTTCTGTGTCTGCGCCAGCTCCTGCTGCGCCATTGTTTCCTGTATCGAACCAGCATGAGCGTTTTTTACGTCTGCCCGAGGTGATGCACTTGTGTGGGTTGTCTCGTTCGACCATTTACGACCTGATCAGCCGCGATGCGTTTCCGAAGCAGATCCCGCTTGGCGGTAAAAATGTCGCCTGGGCACAGTCTGAGGTCAGCGCCTGGATGGCGGACCGTATCAGCGCACGTGGGCGGGGATGTGATGCATGA
- the proA gene encoding glutamate-5-semialdehyde dehydrogenase, with amino-acid sequence MLEQMGIAAKAASYKLAQLSGREKNQVLEKIADYLEAKTDAILSANAQDLDEARTNGLSEALLDRLALNPARLKSIADDVRQVCKLADPVGQVIDGGLLDSGLRIERRRVPLGVVGVIYEARPNVTVDVASLCLKTGNAAILRGGKETWRTNAATVKVIQQALEECGLPAGAVQAIESPDRALVNEMLRMDKYIDMLIPRGGAGLHKLCREQSTIPVITGGIGVCHIYVDDTAEFDPALKIIVNAKTQRPSTCNTVETLLVNRAIADTFLPALSQQMAESGVTLHAEADALTTLQKGPANVVPVQVQQYDDEYLSLDLNVKLVDDLDDAIAHIRLHGTQHSDAILTRTLRNADRFINEVDSSAVYVNASTRFTDGAQFGLGAEVAVSTQKLHARGPMGLEALTTYKWIGFGDDTIRA; translated from the coding sequence ATGCTGGAACAAATGGGCATCGCGGCCAAAGCGGCCTCGTACAAATTGGCGCAGCTGTCCGGGCGTGAAAAAAATCAGGTTCTGGAAAAGATTGCTGATTATCTGGAAGCGAAAACCGACGCCATCCTCAGCGCCAACGCGCAGGATCTTGATGAAGCGCGCACCAACGGGCTGAGCGAAGCGCTGCTGGACCGACTGGCGCTGAATCCCGCTCGCCTGAAAAGCATCGCCGATGACGTGCGCCAGGTGTGCAAACTCGCCGACCCGGTCGGACAGGTGATTGACGGCGGGCTGCTCGACAGCGGCCTGCGCATCGAACGTCGCCGCGTGCCGCTGGGCGTCGTGGGCGTGATTTATGAAGCGCGTCCGAACGTCACAGTCGACGTGGCCTCGCTGTGCCTGAAAACCGGTAACGCCGCCATTCTGCGAGGTGGGAAAGAAACCTGGCGCACCAACGCTGCGACGGTGAAAGTCATCCAGCAGGCGCTGGAAGAGTGCGGGCTCCCTGCGGGTGCGGTGCAGGCGATTGAAAGCCCGGATCGCGCGCTGGTCAATGAAATGCTGCGCATGGACAAATACATCGACATGCTGATCCCACGCGGCGGCGCGGGCCTGCACAAGCTGTGCCGCGAGCAGTCGACGATCCCGGTGATCACCGGTGGGATTGGCGTATGCCATATCTACGTGGATGACACCGCTGAATTTGACCCGGCGCTGAAGATTATCGTCAATGCCAAAACCCAGCGTCCGAGCACCTGTAATACCGTGGAAACGCTGCTGGTAAACCGCGCCATTGCCGACACATTCTTACCTGCATTGAGCCAACAGATGGCGGAGAGTGGCGTGACGCTTCATGCCGAGGCTGACGCGCTGACAACGCTGCAAAAAGGCCCGGCGAACGTGGTTCCTGTGCAGGTTCAGCAGTATGACGATGAATATCTGTCGCTGGATTTGAACGTGAAATTGGTCGATGACCTGGACGATGCCATTGCGCATATTCGTCTGCATGGGACGCAACACTCCGATGCGATTCTGACCCGTACGCTGCGCAACGCGGACCGCTTCATCAACGAAGTCGACTCCTCGGCAGTGTATGTGAACGCCTCAACGCGCTTCACCGACGGTGCTCAGTTTGGCCTCGGCGCGGAAGTGGCCGTCAGCACGCAGAAACTGCACGCCCGCGGCCCGATGGGCCTCGAAGCGCTGACGACCTACAAATGGATTGGCTTCGGCGACGACACGATTCGTGCGTAA
- a CDS encoding phage polarity suppression protein, with product MNATIPPQEALQHYRDASQNWLSLRNEQSTAQLRLQALLLSADKPANYAWQVETLREKLEVLEWQISCAASDSLYAQRSVVDACVDNALSDFMANSGKALTSALAPYLNGPFGLDVAARVLRSALAHHAELNAPELLESCRDILDESGLSPDTSMRMDASRRFTPAKHKTFQDRLKRLKLMEEAYGFTVS from the coding sequence ATGAACGCTACTATTCCCCCTCAGGAAGCGCTGCAGCACTATCGGGATGCTTCTCAGAATTGGTTATCCCTTCGTAATGAACAAAGCACAGCCCAACTACGGCTGCAGGCATTGTTGCTGTCTGCAGATAAACCCGCCAATTACGCCTGGCAGGTTGAAACTCTCAGAGAAAAGCTCGAAGTGCTTGAATGGCAGATCAGTTGTGCGGCAAGCGATAGCCTCTACGCGCAAAGAAGTGTTGTGGATGCCTGTGTTGATAATGCCTTAAGTGACTTTATGGCAAATTCGGGCAAGGCGCTGACCTCAGCACTGGCACCTTATCTAAACGGCCCCTTTGGCCTTGATGTTGCTGCACGTGTGCTGCGTTCTGCACTGGCGCACCATGCAGAACTCAATGCTCCAGAACTGCTTGAGTCCTGCCGCGATATCCTGGATGAATCAGGTTTGTCGCCTGATACCTCAATGCGCATGGATGCATCCAGGAGATTCACTCCGGCGAAGCATAAAACTTTTCAGGACAGACTCAAGCGCCTGAAACTCATGGAGGAAGCCTATGGCTTTACAGTGTCCTGA
- a CDS encoding ogr/Delta-like zinc finger family protein, with protein sequence MALQCPECGAISHARSSFYEAPSIKRTYYQCKNLECSCTFTALESVDTIIARPNKVETKDETASEQSEKSAHTLGKYGAASKLSNRQQIPM encoded by the coding sequence ATGGCTTTACAGTGTCCTGAGTGCGGTGCAATCTCACATGCTCGTTCCAGCTTTTATGAGGCCCCATCCATAAAGCGGACTTATTATCAGTGCAAAAACCTGGAGTGCTCATGCACATTCACCGCACTGGAGAGCGTGGACACGATTATTGCCCGGCCTAACAAGGTTGAGACCAAGGATGAAACCGCAAGCGAGCAATCAGAGAAGTCAGCTCACACACTCGGAAAATATGGCGCAGCCTCCAAGTTATCTAACCGCCAGCAAATTCCGATGTAA
- a CDS encoding UvrD-helicase domain-containing protein, producing the protein MDDQKRGLINIKSNLLVSACPGAGKTKLLIGMLEDNLYHNEGFRWHIVLTHTNAAADEISSRIDNLNIDTERVWCGTIHSFLLEWVVKKYTGAIPRLVDGFSLLSEYKQRKIIQSIEADKKLETRIRYNCDEEGNSFVVPYCHAVDSKDKELLVIQEYNRIKEDNKYIDFDDIIRLGVDFLNDNPKICEHLSKLIGNIYLDESQDTSLIQLKALSYITRYNRVSVFIVGDNDQAIFQDLGVSVKNKDILKSELQLSELRHETLSGCYRSSTSLVNYYKKYSASRNDVISMREGDGRLPIIRDISKGELPKRIFNLINKYHLKYNGVDGIAIIGPDKYYLMGLINDLYDISECFVYDFQSTNPLYCLRNTVFYELIKLVLLDVNVVNYQRRHSLARKIIDSIPELSHLSPLQLKRDLKEFQSVKNNFILWLKELYVFLEVKYQRSIKIETDYNICNAAASVAKIKAGMGAIKKMINKDKNVVSVSTIHGSKGEEYDYVITIGYHDKVVPHQSSYDKGNDYAQDIANRLMYVAFSRAKDYMSIFIDDRREVSPFFIRELD; encoded by the coding sequence ATGGATGATCAAAAGAGAGGTTTGATAAATATTAAAAGCAATCTATTGGTTAGCGCCTGCCCTGGGGCTGGGAAAACAAAACTATTAATTGGGATGCTTGAGGATAACTTATATCATAATGAAGGTTTTCGTTGGCACATTGTACTAACTCATACTAACGCTGCAGCTGATGAGATCTCAAGCAGGATAGATAATCTCAATATAGATACTGAGAGGGTTTGGTGCGGTACTATTCATTCATTTCTTTTAGAGTGGGTTGTTAAAAAATACACTGGAGCCATCCCACGACTTGTGGATGGGTTTTCTTTGCTTTCAGAATATAAGCAAAGGAAGATAATTCAAAGTATAGAGGCTGATAAAAAATTAGAAACAAGAATACGTTATAATTGTGATGAAGAAGGTAATTCATTTGTAGTACCTTATTGCCATGCGGTGGATAGTAAAGACAAAGAGTTGCTGGTCATTCAAGAATATAATCGAATCAAAGAGGATAATAAGTATATTGATTTTGATGATATTATAAGGTTGGGTGTTGATTTTCTTAATGACAATCCAAAAATATGTGAGCATCTTTCAAAGTTGATTGGTAATATTTATTTGGATGAGTCGCAAGACACCAGCTTAATCCAGCTTAAGGCTTTGTCATATATAACGAGATATAATCGTGTTTCTGTTTTTATAGTTGGTGATAATGATCAGGCTATTTTTCAGGATCTTGGTGTATCTGTAAAAAACAAAGATATTCTAAAGTCTGAGTTACAATTGTCTGAATTAAGACATGAAACGTTGTCTGGTTGTTACCGGTCGTCTACATCACTGGTCAATTATTATAAAAAATATTCCGCTTCGCGTAATGATGTTATTTCTATGCGGGAAGGTGATGGTAGACTGCCTATTATAAGAGATATATCGAAAGGTGAATTGCCTAAAAGAATCTTCAATCTAATAAATAAATATCACTTAAAATATAATGGTGTTGATGGCATAGCGATTATAGGCCCGGATAAATACTACCTCATGGGACTGATCAATGATTTGTATGATATTTCTGAGTGTTTTGTTTATGATTTTCAATCTACAAATCCACTTTATTGTCTAAGAAATACAGTTTTTTACGAATTAATAAAGTTAGTTCTTCTAGATGTAAATGTTGTTAACTATCAAAGAAGGCATTCTTTAGCAAGAAAGATAATTGACTCAATTCCTGAGTTAAGCCATCTAAGTCCATTGCAGCTTAAGCGTGATTTAAAAGAATTTCAATCTGTAAAAAATAATTTTATTTTATGGTTGAAAGAGCTTTATGTCTTTTTAGAAGTGAAGTATCAAAGATCCATTAAGATAGAGACAGATTATAATATTTGTAATGCAGCAGCTTCCGTAGCGAAAATTAAAGCTGGTATGGGGGCGATAAAAAAAATGATAAACAAAGATAAAAATGTTGTATCTGTGTCAACAATACATGGTTCAAAGGGTGAAGAATATGATTATGTAATAACTATTGGATATCATGACAAAGTAGTTCCACATCAATCGTCTTATGATAAAGGAAATGATTATGCTCAAGATATTGCTAACAGATTAATGTATGTAGCTTTTTCTAGAGCAAAGGATTACATGAGCATATTTATAGATGATCGAAGGGAGGTTAGCCCTTTCTTTATTCGAGAATTGGACTGA
- a CDS encoding septation initiation protein — protein MTIPEQSNNPIADISIPASTQQALEKVNVAKSAWMEARRKQGDAAAMLTTIRKRRVETETEAKAQNEEWRQMFHENQGQVTPKMKKLRAEIALGRETLDEFDDLLAAHAGDNELLPWNTAKLARGYIQAHDDLIEIHVTRLWDDFMGQHGKNLIQLLSLLKVTMGRRASAYLGVVHEVNDPETLLRNFVFSKITDPAIKQDESFQNDPFLKTIGVRADSIAYQDIKNAPSPAAQIRIQKQREKAKKEQS, from the coding sequence ATGACTATCCCAGAACAGAGCAATAACCCGATCGCTGATATTTCTATCCCTGCTTCGACGCAACAGGCGCTTGAAAAAGTGAATGTCGCTAAATCAGCCTGGATGGAAGCCCGTCGCAAGCAAGGTGATGCTGCAGCGATGCTCACAACAATACGTAAACGCCGTGTAGAAACGGAAACGGAGGCAAAGGCACAAAATGAGGAATGGCGGCAGATGTTCCATGAAAACCAGGGACAGGTAACGCCAAAGATGAAAAAGCTCCGTGCTGAGATTGCTCTGGGCCGGGAAACGCTCGACGAGTTTGATGACCTGCTTGCAGCCCATGCCGGAGATAATGAATTACTGCCCTGGAATACGGCGAAACTGGCCCGTGGGTACATTCAGGCGCACGACGACCTAATCGAGATCCATGTTACCCGGCTATGGGATGATTTCATGGGACAGCATGGTAAGAATCTTATTCAACTCCTGAGCCTGCTAAAGGTGACAATGGGACGGCGCGCCAGCGCTTATCTGGGCGTTGTCCATGAGGTGAATGACCCTGAAACGTTATTACGGAATTTCGTTTTCTCAAAAATTACCGACCCAGCAATAAAACAGGATGAATCATTCCAGAATGATCCTTTCCTCAAAACGATTGGTGTACGTGCTGACAGTATTGCCTATCAGGACATTAAGAACGCCCCAAGCCCGGCGGCGCAAATTCGTATTCAGAAACAGCGTGAAAAAGCGAAGAAGGAGCAAAGCTGA
- a CDS encoding porin, with translation MKKTTLALMVLGVMSSTAAQAAEIYNKDGNKLDLYGRVKAEHYMSDNDAVDGDQSYIRLGFKGQTQINDQLTGFGQWEYQVAANKVEGDPATTKTRLAFAGLKAGDIGSFDYGRNYGILYNVAAYTDMIPEFGDDSFVKTDNFMTGRANGLATYRNNNFFGLVDGLKLALQYQGKNENDGRAASKANGDGFGTSLSYDFGDSGFTLGAAYSNSNRTLTQQDSTFGKGTDAEAWTTGFKYDANSVYLAAIYAETRNMTPISGTASIGGVDTKVSGFANKNQALELVAQYQFDFGLRPSIGYVQSKGKDIEGVGDADLVKYIDVAATYYFNKNMSAFVDYKINQLSDDNKLALNNDDVVALGLVYQF, from the coding sequence ATGAAAAAGACCACATTGGCATTGATGGTACTGGGCGTAATGTCTTCCACAGCAGCACAGGCCGCAGAAATTTATAATAAAGACGGTAATAAACTGGATCTTTATGGTCGCGTTAAAGCTGAACATTATATGAGCGACAACGACGCGGTAGACGGCGACCAGTCTTATATTCGTCTGGGCTTTAAAGGTCAGACTCAAATTAACGATCAGCTGACCGGTTTTGGCCAGTGGGAATATCAGGTTGCGGCGAACAAAGTGGAAGGCGATCCGGCGACCACCAAAACGCGTCTGGCCTTTGCGGGTCTGAAAGCCGGTGATATTGGCTCTTTCGACTACGGTCGTAACTACGGCATTCTGTACAACGTCGCGGCGTATACGGATATGATCCCAGAGTTCGGTGATGACTCCTTCGTCAAAACCGATAACTTCATGACCGGTCGTGCAAATGGCCTGGCGACCTACCGCAACAACAACTTCTTCGGTCTGGTTGACGGTCTGAAACTGGCGCTGCAGTACCAGGGCAAAAACGAAAACGACGGCCGCGCGGCCAGCAAAGCCAACGGTGACGGGTTCGGTACCTCACTGAGCTATGACTTCGGCGATTCCGGTTTCACCCTCGGTGCCGCCTACTCTAACTCCAACCGGACTCTGACTCAGCAGGACAGCACCTTCGGGAAAGGGACTGACGCTGAAGCCTGGACCACCGGCTTTAAATACGATGCCAACAGTGTATACCTGGCGGCCATTTACGCCGAAACCCGCAACATGACCCCAATTTCCGGCACCGCGTCCATTGGCGGCGTGGATACGAAAGTCAGCGGTTTCGCAAATAAAAACCAGGCGTTAGAACTCGTCGCACAATATCAGTTTGATTTCGGTCTGCGCCCATCCATTGGATATGTCCAGTCTAAAGGTAAGGATATTGAAGGCGTAGGCGATGCGGACCTGGTGAAATATATCGACGTGGCAGCCACCTATTACTTCAACAAAAACATGTCGGCGTTTGTTGATTATAAAATCAACCAGCTGAGCGATGATAATAAACTCGCGCTGAATAACGACGACGTGGTCGCGCTGGGTCTGGTTTACCAGTTCTAA
- a CDS encoding ATP-dependent nuclease, translating to MEFDEIGGDEESELLCQLNTTVNGGGTGRITYIYRPQFYIREQLFKLNEIKDYEERKIAYHTLKEQYLIDKTTYETLVLCQGTADFSDNQTYSLVVGDFNTLLFSDPKLERINLIGNRQRNYNIQDNISCTYARALRDVVSELKNNRFNPFQKLLEYVSKGIDNDETLSKNIRDVNEKISSIDEVKKLSDGILLSITNAVGTTYSPVLNVTSELPSELKELVKVLQLKAGDSLSEGYVSELSEMSLGGANLIYLALKLYEYEEGISKNLLANFLIIEEPEAHIHTHIQKSLFSNLKNNRTQVFISTHSTHISSVSNISTTNVLVKKGLETISCSPSKGLEDEKINRIERFLDAIRTDILFAKNVILIEGDAEEILIPHLVKNTFGVTLDELGISLVSVRGTGFELLSSLFHADRIKKKCAILTDDDINLYGDNKPDYLSQEEYNKAVKSAESGIARKVILDKIVGGNSFIRAYYSKFTFEIDLVLSGAVRYFDQIADESFEKKAFYSPYQEAFSSSDRQKVGCYALKLANKHKKGWFAMMLADKLDADFPIPEALCHSLGFTGDFNKFTLAKMVRYRVEVIKNRDGNDLLNNTLGRDDLAFVIDNLDAALAVFKEHCPNDPLTLLLEVHYG from the coding sequence TTGGAGTTTGATGAGATAGGCGGGGATGAAGAATCAGAGCTACTGTGTCAATTAAATACTACTGTTAATGGTGGTGGGACTGGGCGAATAACTTATATTTATAGACCGCAATTTTACATAAGAGAGCAACTCTTTAAACTGAATGAAATTAAAGATTATGAAGAACGTAAAATTGCATATCATACTCTGAAAGAACAGTATTTAATTGATAAGACAACCTATGAAACTTTAGTGTTATGCCAAGGTACTGCCGATTTTAGTGATAACCAAACATACTCTCTTGTGGTTGGTGACTTTAATACACTATTATTCTCAGATCCTAAGCTAGAACGAATTAATTTAATTGGTAACAGGCAGCGTAATTATAATATACAGGATAATATCAGTTGCACCTATGCTCGTGCTTTGAGGGATGTGGTTAGTGAACTTAAGAACAATCGATTCAATCCATTTCAAAAGCTCTTAGAATATGTATCTAAAGGAATTGATAATGATGAGACCCTGAGTAAAAACATCAGGGATGTAAATGAAAAAATCTCATCAATTGATGAGGTAAAAAAACTCTCGGATGGGATATTATTATCAATAACTAATGCTGTTGGTACAACGTATTCACCAGTTTTAAATGTTACCTCTGAATTACCAAGTGAACTCAAAGAATTGGTAAAAGTTTTACAATTAAAAGCAGGAGACTCACTTTCTGAAGGATATGTCTCTGAACTTTCAGAAATGAGTCTTGGAGGTGCAAATTTAATCTATTTGGCTTTGAAACTGTATGAGTATGAAGAGGGCATCAGTAAAAATCTTCTGGCTAACTTCCTGATAATAGAAGAGCCTGAGGCTCATATTCATACACATATACAAAAATCATTATTTAGCAACCTAAAAAATAATAGGACTCAGGTTTTTATATCTACGCATTCAACCCACATCTCATCAGTATCAAATATTTCAACTACTAATGTACTTGTAAAAAAAGGTCTTGAAACTATTTCATGTTCACCCTCAAAAGGACTCGAAGATGAGAAGATTAATCGTATTGAACGATTCCTTGATGCCATAAGAACAGATATTCTTTTTGCAAAAAATGTAATTCTAATTGAGGGGGATGCAGAGGAAATATTAATCCCTCACCTTGTCAAAAATACTTTTGGAGTTACACTTGATGAGCTTGGTATTTCATTGGTATCTGTTCGGGGTACTGGGTTTGAATTACTATCTTCATTGTTTCATGCAGATCGGATTAAAAAGAAATGTGCAATATTAACAGACGATGATATAAATCTGTATGGCGACAATAAGCCAGATTATTTATCACAAGAAGAATATAATAAAGCTGTAAAATCAGCAGAATCCGGTATTGCACGCAAAGTCATTTTGGATAAAATTGTTGGGGGTAACAGTTTTATTCGCGCCTATTACTCTAAATTTACTTTTGAAATCGATTTAGTCCTGTCAGGAGCCGTAAGGTATTTTGATCAGATAGCTGATGAATCCTTTGAGAAGAAAGCCTTTTATAGCCCATATCAAGAAGCGTTTTCATCCTCTGATAGACAAAAAGTCGGATGTTACGCTTTAAAGTTAGCAAATAAGCATAAAAAGGGTTGGTTTGCCATGATGCTGGCTGACAAGCTTGATGCCGATTTCCCAATACCTGAGGCACTTTGTCATTCATTAGGATTTACGGGTGATTTTAATAAATTTACTCTAGCTAAGATGGTTCGATATCGTGTCGAAGTCATTAAAAATAGAGATGGGAATGATTTGTTAAATAATACTCTTGGGCGTGATGATTTGGCTTTTGTTATTGATAATTTAGATGCTGCCTTGGCAGTATTCAAAGAGCATTGCCCTAATGATCCTTTAACTCTTTTGCTCGAGGTTCATTATGGATGA
- a CDS encoding AAA family ATPase has translation MFIKTLSIRNFRNFKATSLSFKKECVNTIVGENSSGKTNVFEAMRLILDDTLPYYK, from the coding sequence ATGTTTATCAAGACGCTCTCAATAAGAAATTTTAGGAATTTCAAAGCAACATCTCTGTCCTTTAAAAAAGAATGTGTTAATACTATTGTTGGTGAAAACTCATCGGGGAAAACAAATGTTTTTGAGGCGATGAGACTTATACTTGATGATACTTTGCCTTATTATAAATGA
- the proB gene encoding glutamate 5-kinase, whose translation MSDSQTLVIKLGTSVLTGGSRRLNRAHIVELVRQCAQLHAAGHRIVIVTSGAIAAGREHLGYPELPATIASKQLLAAVGQSRLIQLWEQLFSIYGIHVGQMLLTRADMEDRERFLNARDTLRALLDNHIVPVINENDAVATAEIKVGDNDNLSALAAILAGADKLLLLTDQQGLFTADPRTNPQAELIQDVHGIDDALRSIAGDSVSGLGTGGMGTKLQAADVACRAGIETIIAAGSRPGVIGDVMEGVAVGTRFHAQISPLETRKRWIFGAPPAGEITVDEGAVSAILERGSSLLPKGIKSVTGNFSRGEVIRIRTLDGRDIAHGVSRYNSDALRRIAGQHSQQIDAILGYEYGPVAVHRDDMITR comes from the coding sequence ATGAGTGACAGCCAGACGCTGGTCATCAAACTGGGTACCAGTGTTTTAACCGGGGGGTCGCGCCGCCTTAATCGCGCCCATATCGTGGAATTAGTGCGCCAATGCGCGCAGCTGCATGCCGCAGGACATCGGATTGTGATTGTGACGTCGGGCGCGATTGCCGCCGGGCGTGAACACCTCGGCTACCCGGAACTGCCTGCCACCATCGCCTCTAAACAGCTGCTGGCGGCGGTCGGCCAAAGCCGTCTGATCCAGCTCTGGGAACAGCTTTTCTCGATTTACGGTATTCACGTCGGCCAGATGTTACTGACGCGCGCGGACATGGAAGACAGAGAGCGTTTCCTCAATGCCCGTGACACGCTGCGTGCGCTGCTCGATAACCACATCGTGCCGGTTATCAACGAAAACGACGCCGTCGCTACCGCTGAAATTAAAGTGGGCGATAACGACAACCTGTCTGCGCTGGCGGCAATCCTCGCTGGAGCCGACAAACTGCTTCTGTTGACCGACCAGCAGGGGTTGTTCACCGCCGACCCGCGCACTAATCCACAGGCCGAACTGATTCAGGACGTGCACGGCATTGACGACGCACTGCGCTCAATTGCTGGAGACAGCGTTTCGGGCCTCGGTACCGGCGGAATGGGCACCAAACTGCAGGCCGCTGACGTCGCCTGCCGCGCCGGAATCGAAACCATTATTGCCGCAGGCAGTCGCCCGGGCGTGATTGGCGACGTGATGGAAGGGGTCGCCGTCGGCACCCGTTTCCACGCCCAGATTTCCCCGCTCGAAACCCGTAAACGCTGGATCTTTGGCGCACCGCCAGCCGGGGAAATCACCGTGGATGAAGGCGCTGTTTCTGCAATTCTGGAAAGAGGGAGTTCATTGCTTCCAAAAGGAATTAAAAGCGTGACAGGTAACTTCTCCCGTGGTGAAGTGATCCGTATTCGTACTCTCGACGGTCGCGATATCGCGCACGGGGTGTCCCGCTACAACAGCGATGCGCTGCGTCGGATTGCCGGACAACATTCGCAGCAAATCGACGCGATTCTCGGCTACGAGTACGGCCCGGTAGCCGTTCATCGCGACGACATGATTACCCGTTAA
- a CDS encoding tyrosine-type recombinase/integrase has translation MPLNDMQIRRAKPEDKPYTLGDGQGLSLLIEPNGSKSWRFRYRFAGKPKMISLGVYPTITLADARSRRDDARKLVAEGKNPSEVRKEQRIALQTESENAFEKIAREWHQLKSTKWSAGYASDIMEAFKNDIFPYVGARPVGEIKPLELLNVLRKIEKRGALEKMRKVRQRCSEVFRYAIATGRAEYNPAADLSSALEVHQSNHFPFLKADEIPDFLRALDSYTGSRLVLIATKLLMITGVRTIELRAASWSEFDLDNAIWEIPAERMKMRRSHLVPLSTQALDLLNELKIMTGNYRYVFPGRNDPNKPMSEASVNQLIKRVGYAGKVTGHGFRHTFSTILHDYDFDTTWIELQLAHVDKNSIRGTYNHAQYIIGRKRMMQWYSHFIFKV, from the coding sequence ATGCCTTTAAACGATATGCAGATTCGCCGCGCTAAGCCTGAAGATAAACCCTATACGCTTGGGGATGGGCAAGGGCTGTCATTGCTTATAGAACCTAATGGAAGTAAGAGCTGGCGGTTCCGCTATCGTTTTGCAGGCAAACCCAAAATGATTTCGCTTGGGGTGTATCCGACGATCACACTTGCAGATGCCCGTTCTCGTCGTGATGATGCCCGAAAATTGGTCGCGGAAGGTAAGAACCCGAGTGAGGTTCGTAAAGAGCAGAGGATTGCTTTGCAAACCGAGTCTGAGAACGCTTTCGAAAAGATTGCCAGAGAGTGGCATCAGCTGAAGTCGACCAAATGGTCAGCAGGATATGCATCAGACATCATGGAGGCGTTTAAGAACGACATTTTTCCTTATGTGGGTGCAAGACCAGTAGGAGAGATTAAACCGTTAGAGCTGCTTAACGTGCTGCGTAAAATTGAGAAACGTGGTGCGTTAGAGAAAATGCGCAAAGTGCGGCAGCGTTGCTCCGAAGTGTTTCGCTACGCAATAGCTACGGGTAGGGCAGAGTATAACCCTGCGGCAGATCTCTCCAGCGCCCTCGAAGTACATCAATCAAATCACTTCCCGTTCCTAAAAGCTGATGAGATACCCGATTTTCTGCGTGCTTTAGACAGTTATACCGGAAGTCGGCTTGTCCTGATTGCCACGAAATTACTCATGATTACGGGTGTTCGAACCATCGAATTACGAGCTGCCTCATGGTCAGAATTTGATCTAGATAACGCTATTTGGGAAATTCCTGCTGAAAGGATGAAAATGCGCAGGTCACATCTTGTGCCATTGTCTACTCAGGCGTTAGATTTACTCAATGAACTCAAGATCATGACAGGGAACTATCGTTATGTTTTTCCGGGGCGGAACGATCCGAACAAACCGATGAGTGAAGCGAGTGTTAATCAATTAATCAAGCGTGTTGGCTATGCAGGGAAGGTTACTGGTCACGGTTTTCGGCATACTTTTTCGACTATCCTTCACGATTATGATTTTGATACTACATGGATTGAACTTCAGTTGGCTCATGTTGATAAAAATTCAATTAGAGGAACGTATAACCATGCTCAATATATCATTGGTAGAAAAAGAATGATGCAATGGTACTCCCATTTTATATTCAAGGTGTGA